One Desulfovibrio sp. Fe33 DNA segment encodes these proteins:
- a CDS encoding tetratricopeptide repeat protein has protein sequence MKSRLVFSLLVAFLAVAGLNPAHAEEKQSFEQWLEHYRAWDRLEKEYAHEPSADTPEAVLKRAQVYLNLNSPEKALELIEMTPAFTGQSEADRLWLGGQAHRGLGDLTKAVLWYTQAARFMPDEELRSRFKAESGLEPIWHDVWLKMYWSWLANHTISRDSQREALDLIMAVGIKVWPNEFWNGVHSLLQNQPLANAAPPASALVSSADTMLIAKAMASISLEKFDEASTHITKLSNETVRQFWASTLYFLNSGNTPTNIDVFLEGNYLKAYAFWSGNVLAPYSKSRTDWFLGNPDSAAWTKFRNNILNMPPEAAEKAIDNELGSMLISEQTAALLRNFKLALSLANGNTSAAATTWNSTDKSTLPICLRLAGTLAFKESLNKVLPENPGEAFALYPVLAALSGAAGMDVHPKTEAPFWTAAPQDQLQSLSTVRYPLDRLLLLAYWQQRFTQSPSVELAKRGAYLFDDTSFGIRSLIHLADDAVKNKQLQHGAFYLNRIDDTALPPELRMAWLDIKTRLELDAGSQGKALETYQDMVKTDEPIPVMTRLRMALLYQQRREYEAAQKELLAMWDARASMTTALQAETLFWLGEGEQAMRNPDKALDYYLKLAWQYPQENIWALTAMYRASLIYEKRGKYETAKKLLGTVVRNAARKEQRVAAQARIDAIDKKMGEEKNEGESTLVYPF, from the coding sequence ATGAAATCGAGACTCGTATTTTCGCTTCTGGTGGCTTTTTTGGCAGTGGCTGGGCTCAACCCCGCCCATGCCGAAGAAAAACAGTCCTTCGAGCAATGGCTTGAACACTACCGGGCCTGGGACAGACTGGAAAAGGAATACGCGCACGAGCCCTCCGCCGACACGCCCGAGGCCGTGCTCAAACGCGCTCAGGTCTATCTGAATCTCAATTCACCAGAGAAAGCCCTTGAACTCATTGAAATGACGCCTGCTTTTACCGGCCAGTCGGAAGCCGACCGTCTGTGGCTCGGAGGACAAGCCCATCGAGGGCTGGGTGATCTGACCAAAGCCGTACTTTGGTACACTCAAGCCGCCAGGTTCATGCCCGACGAGGAACTCCGCTCCCGTTTCAAGGCCGAATCGGGCCTGGAGCCCATCTGGCACGATGTATGGCTCAAGATGTACTGGTCCTGGCTTGCCAATCACACCATTTCAAGAGATTCCCAGCGAGAAGCCCTGGACCTGATAATGGCCGTGGGCATCAAAGTCTGGCCCAACGAATTCTGGAACGGTGTCCATTCTCTCCTTCAGAACCAACCGTTGGCCAATGCCGCGCCGCCCGCTTCCGCCCTTGTGTCTTCCGCCGATACCATGCTCATCGCCAAGGCCATGGCCTCGATTTCTCTTGAAAAATTCGATGAAGCATCGACTCATATCACCAAGCTGTCCAACGAAACAGTCCGCCAGTTCTGGGCTTCGACCCTGTATTTTCTCAATAGCGGCAACACGCCGACAAACATTGATGTTTTCCTCGAAGGAAACTATCTGAAGGCGTATGCATTCTGGTCGGGCAATGTCCTGGCGCCTTATTCCAAGTCCCGGACCGATTGGTTCCTGGGCAATCCGGACTCCGCCGCCTGGACAAAATTCCGCAACAACATCCTGAACATGCCCCCGGAAGCGGCGGAAAAAGCTATCGACAACGAGCTGGGCTCCATGCTCATTTCAGAGCAGACCGCCGCCTTGTTGCGTAATTTCAAGCTCGCCCTGTCTCTTGCCAACGGCAACACCTCTGCTGCGGCAACCACCTGGAACAGCACGGATAAAAGCACTTTGCCAATCTGCCTCAGGCTGGCCGGGACCCTGGCCTTCAAGGAAAGCTTGAACAAAGTTCTGCCCGAAAATCCGGGCGAAGCCTTTGCTCTGTACCCGGTTTTGGCCGCCCTCTCCGGGGCCGCCGGTATGGATGTTCACCCCAAGACCGAAGCCCCCTTCTGGACCGCCGCCCCGCAGGACCAGTTGCAATCCCTTTCTACCGTCAGGTATCCCCTGGATCGGCTGCTGCTTTTAGCCTATTGGCAGCAACGCTTCACCCAATCTCCGTCCGTTGAACTGGCCAAACGCGGCGCTTATCTTTTCGACGACACGTCCTTCGGCATACGCAGCCTGATTCATCTCGCCGACGACGCGGTGAAGAACAAGCAGTTACAACACGGGGCCTTTTATCTGAACCGGATAGACGACACCGCCCTGCCACCCGAGTTGCGGATGGCCTGGCTGGATATCAAGACCCGCCTGGAACTGGACGCCGGAAGCCAAGGCAAGGCGCTTGAGACTTATCAGGACATGGTCAAGACCGATGAACCTATCCCGGTGATGACCCGGCTGCGCATGGCACTTCTTTACCAGCAGCGAAGGGAATATGAGGCTGCTCAAAAGGAATTGCTGGCCATGTGGGACGCCCGGGCGAGCATGACCACCGCTTTGCAGGCCGAGACCTTGTTCTGGCTCGGCGAGGGCGAACAGGCCATGCGCAACCCGGATAAGGCCTTGGACTATTACCTCAAATTGGCGTGGCAATATCCCCAGGAAAACATCTGGGCCTTGACCGCCATGTATCGCGCCTCCCTGATCTATGAAAAACGGGGCAAATACGAAACCGCCAAAAAGCTGCTCGGAACCGTGGTGCGCAACGCTGCCCGCAAGGAACAGCGAGTCGCCGCCCAAGCCCGCATCGACGCCATCGACAAGAAGATGGGCGAGGAAAAGAACGAGGGTGAAAGCACGCTGGTCTACCCGTTCTAG
- a CDS encoding phosphonopyruvate hydrolase, whose translation MNRIKSIIEQNGIFHAMAAHNPLSAKLAEEAGFNGIWASGFELSAAYGIPDASLLSLTQHLDNTRAMASQVSIPIIADIDTGYGNAINVMHVVSAYEQAGAAAVVMEDKKFPKDTSLLKGGRQELVPIQEFQGKVEAAVAARRSPDFVIIARTEALIAGKGIEEALARADAYVEAGADMILVHSKSKSPDEILGFLDKWSGRVPVVLIPTSYPELTEEKMKRTGKVGVVIYGNHAIRASVKAMQDVFAEIRRDGGIQNADSHVVPVTEIFRLQDVAAMKENEKRYIR comes from the coding sequence ATGAACAGAATTAAAAGCATCATAGAGCAGAACGGCATTTTTCATGCGATGGCCGCGCATAACCCCCTTTCCGCCAAGCTTGCCGAAGAGGCCGGATTTAATGGGATTTGGGCGAGCGGTTTTGAGCTGTCGGCGGCATACGGCATCCCTGACGCCAGCCTGCTGTCGTTGACGCAGCATCTCGACAACACACGGGCCATGGCTTCGCAAGTGTCGATACCCATTATTGCCGACATCGACACAGGGTACGGCAATGCCATCAATGTAATGCATGTGGTCAGCGCCTACGAGCAGGCTGGGGCGGCAGCGGTCGTCATGGAAGACAAGAAGTTCCCGAAGGATACAAGCCTCTTGAAAGGGGGGCGGCAGGAATTGGTTCCCATTCAGGAATTTCAAGGCAAAGTGGAGGCGGCTGTCGCAGCCAGGCGATCGCCCGACTTTGTAATAATCGCCCGTACCGAAGCGCTGATTGCGGGAAAGGGGATCGAAGAGGCTCTGGCCCGCGCCGATGCCTACGTTGAGGCCGGAGCCGATATGATCCTTGTGCACTCCAAATCAAAGAGTCCCGATGAAATCCTCGGTTTTCTGGACAAGTGGAGCGGACGGGTGCCCGTGGTCCTGATCCCTACCAGCTATCCCGAGTTGACCGAAGAGAAAATGAAGCGGACCGGAAAGGTCGGCGTCGTCATATACGGCAATCACGCCATACGCGCTTCGGTCAAGGCGATGCAGGATGTCTTTGCCGAGATACGGCGGGATGGCGGTATCCAAAATGCCGACAGCCACGTTGTTCCGGTAACGGAAATTTTCAGGTTGCAGGACGTGGCGGCCATGAAGGAAAATGAAAAGCGGTACATTCGGTAG
- a CDS encoding pyridoxal phosphate-dependent aminotransferase, giving the protein MINIAKKLANVKPSQTKAIAQIAANLNAQGREVISLSLGEPDYDTPMNIIDAGERAMREGHTRYTSVPGILPLREAICDKLAKDNNLRYTPDQITVGTGAKQVLYNALVATLDKGDEVLIPTPCWVSYPDMVSLAGGTPIFVECRKDNSYLLDPQELEAKITDRTKWIIFNSPNNPSGAVYQEGDLKIIAELLRRYPHVSVMSDDVYEKFTYPGTRFATMAEVAPDLADRCLVVNSLSKTYCMTGWRVGYGAGPAHLIKTMNLVQSQTTSHACSISQVAAIEALNGPQEHITQFIEDYYRRIQFTVERINKIDGLNCSMPSGSFYVFVDCSDLIGKKTPEGETIANDIELGMHFMESAGVAVVPGSAFFAPGHFRISCAASLENLSKGIDRIEASCAELK; this is encoded by the coding sequence ATGATCAATATCGCGAAAAAATTGGCCAACGTGAAGCCTTCCCAGACCAAGGCGATCGCACAGATCGCCGCCAACCTGAACGCGCAGGGGCGGGAAGTCATTTCCCTCAGCCTCGGCGAACCCGACTACGATACTCCCATGAACATCATCGATGCGGGAGAAAGGGCTATGCGTGAAGGGCATACTCGATACACCTCCGTCCCCGGCATTCTCCCTCTTCGGGAAGCCATATGCGACAAATTGGCGAAGGATAACAACCTCAGGTACACGCCCGACCAGATAACGGTCGGCACGGGCGCCAAGCAGGTGTTGTACAACGCCCTGGTGGCGACCCTGGACAAGGGGGACGAGGTCCTGATCCCCACGCCGTGCTGGGTGTCCTATCCCGATATGGTTTCACTCGCAGGGGGAACTCCGATTTTCGTGGAATGCCGCAAGGATAATTCCTATCTGCTTGATCCCCAAGAGCTTGAAGCCAAAATTACAGACCGGACAAAATGGATCATATTCAATTCGCCCAACAATCCGTCGGGCGCGGTGTATCAGGAAGGGGACCTCAAGATCATCGCCGAGCTGCTTCGGCGCTATCCCCATGTCTCCGTCATGTCTGACGATGTATACGAAAAATTTACCTATCCCGGGACCCGATTCGCCACCATGGCCGAAGTCGCGCCTGATTTGGCCGATCGCTGCCTGGTGGTCAACAGTCTTTCGAAGACATACTGCATGACGGGTTGGCGGGTAGGATACGGCGCGGGTCCGGCGCATCTGATAAAAACGATGAATCTGGTCCAGTCCCAAACGACATCCCATGCCTGCTCCATTTCGCAGGTGGCCGCAATCGAGGCGCTCAACGGTCCGCAGGAGCACATCACTCAGTTCATCGAGGATTACTATCGGCGAATCCAGTTTACAGTCGAAAGAATCAACAAGATAGACGGGTTGAATTGTTCGATGCCGAGCGGTTCCTTTTATGTCTTTGTCGATTGTTCCGATTTGATCGGTAAAAAGACGCCTGAAGGCGAAACCATAGCCAATGACATAGAGCTTGGGATGCACTTCATGGAATCGGCGGGCGTCGCCGTTGTACCGGGTTCGGCGTTCTTCGCTCCCGGGCATTTCAGGATTTCCTGCGCCGCTTCCCTGGAGAACCTTTCCAAGGGAATCGACCGGATAGAAGCGTCCTGCGCCGAGTTGAAATAA
- a CDS encoding extracellular solute-binding protein: MKKLLAAFLVCLAAFATQARAGEDVTLYATNSEDSVQVILETVKKQAPDMHVNVIRGKTGVLLQRVVAEKGAPSGDVFWSSGFGTLAGYVDMAESYDSEQGKTVPESLRGPDGKWLGTNVHVVVLMVNKDQVKGEMPKGWDDILNGAGEDRIAFADPSASSSAYLQLYGIYKKYGEEGVKKLAKRVTVTGGSSSVYKGVAQGEYPIGVTIEYAAYRYVASGQRSIKLVYPEEGTFLSPEGMFIIKGAPHAENAKKLFDIMMSKEAQQTIFEKSFRRPTRADVDVSASSALPNMKDIKVFPVDQQQAGAEKDKVIKIWKDALASK, encoded by the coding sequence ATGAAAAAGTTGTTAGCCGCCTTTCTTGTTTGCCTTGCGGCGTTCGCAACGCAAGCCCGCGCCGGGGAAGATGTGACGCTTTACGCTACCAATAGCGAAGACTCCGTTCAGGTCATTCTCGAAACGGTCAAAAAGCAGGCCCCGGATATGCATGTGAACGTCATCAGAGGAAAAACTGGCGTATTGCTTCAGCGCGTTGTCGCGGAAAAGGGTGCGCCGAGCGGTGATGTCTTTTGGAGCAGCGGTTTCGGCACCCTCGCCGGTTACGTCGACATGGCGGAATCGTATGATTCCGAACAGGGGAAAACCGTCCCTGAATCTCTGCGCGGACCTGACGGCAAATGGCTCGGCACCAATGTCCATGTGGTCGTTTTGATGGTCAACAAAGATCAGGTCAAAGGGGAAATGCCCAAGGGCTGGGACGACATTCTCAACGGTGCAGGCGAGGACAGAATAGCCTTTGCCGATCCGTCCGCATCCAGTTCCGCCTATCTTCAGCTTTACGGCATTTACAAGAAGTACGGTGAAGAGGGCGTGAAAAAACTGGCGAAGCGCGTCACGGTCACCGGTGGTTCCAGCAGCGTCTACAAGGGCGTGGCCCAGGGTGAATATCCGATCGGCGTCACGATTGAATACGCCGCTTATCGCTATGTGGCCAGCGGACAGCGTTCCATCAAGCTTGTGTACCCCGAGGAAGGAACGTTCCTGTCTCCCGAAGGCATGTTCATCATCAAGGGCGCGCCCCATGCCGAAAACGCGAAGAAGCTGTTTGATATCATGATGTCCAAAGAGGCTCAGCAGACGATTTTCGAGAAGAGCTTCAGAAGACCTACGAGAGCCGATGTCGATGTCTCCGCATCTTCGGCGCTTCCCAACATGAAGGACATCAAGGTCTTCCCCGTTGATCAGCAGCAGGCCGGAGCCGAAAAGGACAAGGTCATCAAGATCTGGAAGGATGCGCTCGCTTCCAAATAA
- a CDS encoding ABC transporter permease, translated as MNKFMPWGALTLLSCLFLAVFLLLPIFKVILASLQNADGALTLEGFKIFFTEGDYLQGLFNSLFLAAAVTVVTVLIGVPLAYVTVYYDFPFKSLLSILPITVVIIPELITTQSWLLVFGYNGFVTQMLLELGIRAPRFYGWTGLIFVMAITYYVHVYMASLAALRSFDVQLEEAAQSLGRSPISARIRTMVPLMAPAILSSALVVFTLVLGNFSIAIILGPSVPLLSVMTYNSFLSEVGLNPLMQSALATISIVLVGLILFVQKRFVGKSRFEMRQGRSMKALPIKGAWGVAAYVAVLALLAVTLLPLGLVLAGSITDSTGPVMHWGHFTLKHFANVADYGVEIIVNSISYAFSATVLGVVFGTTASYLIIKKKNALTEALDFMVMLPMAIFGTVLGIALSQTFNAGLIPLTGTPIIMVLALTLRRLPFSVRNASANLFNIPDSIEEAAISLGTSPMKSFRKVVAPLMAPGITSAAVLMWAMTMAELASTLLLYHPSQETLPIKIYNLIDSDLMAQASAYGVVMIVLILTPIFLVTKFTKVELFK; from the coding sequence ATGAATAAATTCATGCCTTGGGGAGCCCTGACCCTTCTTTCCTGCCTTTTCCTGGCAGTGTTTCTGCTCCTGCCGATCTTCAAGGTGATTCTGGCGAGCCTTCAGAATGCCGACGGGGCATTAACTCTGGAAGGGTTTAAGATTTTCTTTACGGAAGGGGATTACCTCCAAGGTCTCTTCAACTCCTTGTTTCTTGCGGCCGCCGTTACCGTCGTAACCGTCCTTATCGGTGTGCCTCTTGCCTATGTCACCGTTTACTATGATTTCCCTTTCAAATCCTTGTTGAGCATCCTGCCGATTACCGTCGTTATTATTCCGGAATTGATTACCACTCAATCCTGGCTGCTTGTTTTCGGCTACAATGGGTTCGTTACGCAGATGCTGCTCGAATTGGGCATCAGGGCCCCTCGATTTTACGGGTGGACCGGGCTGATCTTCGTCATGGCCATTACTTATTATGTTCATGTGTATATGGCGTCTCTCGCAGCTTTGAGGAGCTTCGACGTTCAACTGGAGGAGGCCGCGCAAAGTTTGGGCCGATCGCCGATTTCCGCACGGATCAGGACCATGGTCCCGCTGATGGCGCCGGCAATTCTCTCCAGCGCTCTTGTTGTGTTCACTCTCGTTTTGGGAAATTTCTCGATCGCGATCATACTGGGACCGAGCGTCCCGCTCCTGTCGGTTATGACCTACAACAGCTTTCTCAGCGAGGTAGGCTTGAATCCTTTGATGCAGAGCGCATTGGCAACCATTTCCATAGTCCTCGTCGGGTTGATTCTGTTCGTTCAGAAGCGGTTTGTCGGAAAATCGCGTTTTGAAATGAGGCAGGGCCGCTCCATGAAAGCGCTTCCGATCAAAGGAGCATGGGGCGTTGCCGCGTATGTGGCCGTGCTTGCCCTTTTGGCTGTGACGCTGCTTCCCCTCGGGCTTGTCTTGGCCGGTTCGATCACCGATTCCACCGGGCCGGTGATGCATTGGGGCCATTTCACCCTGAAACATTTCGCCAACGTAGCCGATTATGGAGTGGAAATCATAGTCAATTCCATTTCATACGCATTTTCGGCAACGGTCTTGGGCGTCGTATTCGGCACGACTGCTTCCTATCTGATCATCAAGAAGAAAAATGCATTGACCGAAGCCCTTGATTTCATGGTCATGCTTCCGATGGCCATTTTCGGAACCGTGCTGGGGATAGCCCTTTCTCAAACCTTCAATGCGGGATTGATTCCGTTAACCGGCACTCCCATCATTATGGTTTTGGCGTTGACCCTCCGGCGACTGCCGTTTTCCGTCAGAAATGCTTCCGCCAACTTGTTCAACATACCCGACTCGATAGAGGAGGCCGCCATCAGCCTCGGCACCTCTCCGATGAAGAGCTTCCGGAAGGTGGTTGCCCCGCTCATGGCCCCCGGCATTACTTCCGCCGCGGTTCTGATGTGGGCGATGACCATGGCGGAACTGGCGTCGACACTCCTGCTGTATCACCCCAGCCAGGAAACATTGCCCATAAAAATCTACAATTTGATCGACAGCGATCTCATGGCGCAAGCCTCCGCTTATGGAGTGGTCATGATCGTCCTTATTCTGACGCCCATTTTCCTGGTCACCAAATTCACTAAAGTGGAATTGTTTAAATAA